Proteins encoded by one window of Methanobacterium sp. CWC-01:
- a CDS encoding class I SAM-dependent methyltransferase, whose product MYGYFEIQAKVGITKHMGGLEATKKLLELCQVDKSDQVLVVGSGNGVSAIKIHEFTGCQVTGIDLSQDMVERAREKHAPGIEFQVGDAENLNFAADSFDVVLSESVTGFTNKTRSIPEYYRVLKSGGYLGLNEVTWMYNPSSEIKDYYRRVMGINPDSRESWLSLLEEAGFKDINSLVRAINYRQQVVGDLELQSMDFFRIWGRFFRLYFKDPEYRRSVHRLSREALHMPRGFDRYFGYGLYVGRK is encoded by the coding sequence ATGTACGGGTATTTTGAAATCCAGGCTAAAGTTGGCATAACCAAGCACATGGGTGGGCTGGAAGCCACCAAGAAACTCTTAGAACTCTGTCAGGTTGATAAATCAGACCAGGTGCTGGTGGTGGGCTCCGGGAACGGAGTTTCGGCCATTAAAATTCACGAGTTTACCGGGTGCCAGGTTACTGGTATCGATCTTTCCCAAGATATGGTGGAAAGAGCCCGTGAAAAACATGCCCCTGGAATTGAATTTCAAGTGGGAGATGCGGAGAACCTTAACTTCGCTGCTGATAGCTTCGATGTAGTGCTATCTGAGTCAGTGACTGGATTCACCAATAAGACCCGGTCCATCCCGGAGTATTATCGGGTGCTTAAAAGTGGGGGTTATCTGGGCCTGAATGAGGTTACCTGGATGTATAATCCCTCTTCTGAGATTAAAGATTATTACCGGAGGGTTATGGGGATAAATCCCGATTCCAGGGAGAGTTGGTTATCCCTCTTGGAGGAAGCTGGTTTTAAAGACATCAACAGTTTGGTGCGTGCCATAAACTACCGGCAGCAGGTTGTGGGAGATTTAGAGCTGCAGAGCATGGATTTTTTCCGGATCTGGGGCCGTTTTTTTCGTCTGTACTTCAAGGATCCTGAGTACCGGAGATCAGTACACCGCTTATCCCGGGAGGCTCTACATATGCCCCGTGGATTCGACCGCTACTTTGGGTATGGGCTTTATGTGGGGAGGAAATGA
- a CDS encoding phytoene desaturase family protein — MSKSVIIIGAGIAGLAAGCYAQMNGFKTKIFEMHNKPGGLCTAWKRKDYTFDLSLHWITGSLPKSNVYPMWEELGLVQDRQYITHEYYNLVLDEQGNKFYSYTNPDKLQEEMLRIAPEDEKQIKNFVKDVKKFGAMDFPYNVGLLKFIKMFPSLRLWRKYSMSVKEMAAKFRNPTLRNLFELAFQWHDQTTAYSMMGMAQMGAGVSGYPLGGSYSIAKALEKRYVDLGGNIAYNSQVKSIIVEDNQAVGIELMVGTHKFGDIILSAADGHTTLFDWLNGQYTNSKITEIYQNLEIFPPLIFISLGVNHDYSQEPHYLFFPLKKPLMIAGKEIDRLEVRNHSFDHTLAPKGKTAFTVAVETNYDYWAELKEKPDEYSNEKKKIEEAIVNGLSELYPKIRDEIEVMDIATPLTFIRFTGNWKGSYQGWLFTKKSHAAQIPQTLHGLFNFYMAGQWVSPGGGLIGAATSAKHAVQMICKNEKQHFKTTKP; from the coding sequence ATGTCTAAATCCGTAATTATCATCGGAGCAGGAATAGCTGGCCTGGCAGCTGGTTGTTATGCGCAGATGAACGGCTTTAAAACCAAAATATTTGAGATGCATAATAAACCTGGAGGTTTGTGCACAGCATGGAAAAGAAAAGATTACACCTTTGATCTGAGTTTACACTGGATTACTGGAAGCCTTCCTAAGAGTAATGTCTATCCCATGTGGGAAGAGCTGGGTTTGGTGCAGGATCGGCAGTATATTACTCATGAATATTACAATTTAGTGCTTGATGAACAAGGAAACAAATTTTATTCCTACACCAATCCAGATAAGCTCCAGGAAGAAATGCTGCGAATAGCTCCTGAAGATGAAAAACAGATCAAAAATTTTGTAAAGGATGTTAAAAAATTCGGTGCAATGGATTTCCCCTATAATGTGGGATTGCTGAAATTCATAAAAATGTTCCCATCGTTGAGGTTGTGGAGAAAATATTCTATGTCAGTAAAAGAAATGGCAGCAAAATTTAGAAATCCCACTTTAAGAAACCTTTTTGAATTAGCTTTCCAATGGCATGACCAAACCACGGCCTACAGTATGATGGGAATGGCTCAAATGGGTGCAGGAGTCTCCGGATATCCTTTAGGAGGTTCTTACTCCATTGCAAAAGCCCTGGAAAAACGTTACGTGGATTTAGGGGGGAATATCGCTTATAATTCACAGGTCAAGAGTATTATTGTTGAAGATAACCAAGCTGTGGGTATAGAATTGATGGTTGGCACCCATAAATTTGGGGATATAATCTTATCAGCGGCAGATGGCCATACTACCCTATTTGATTGGCTCAATGGCCAGTATACCAATAGCAAAATCACTGAGATCTACCAAAATCTTGAAATCTTTCCCCCTCTTATTTTTATCTCATTGGGTGTGAATCATGATTACTCCCAAGAACCACATTATCTCTTTTTTCCTTTGAAAAAACCTCTAATGATTGCTGGAAAGGAAATTGATCGTTTAGAAGTTAGAAACCACAGCTTTGACCATACTTTAGCACCCAAAGGGAAAACCGCATTCACAGTTGCAGTAGAAACAAATTATGATTACTGGGCTGAACTAAAAGAAAAACCAGATGAATATTCTAATGAAAAGAAAAAGATAGAAGAAGCCATAGTTAATGGTCTATCGGAGTTATATCCCAAAATACGTGATGAAATTGAAGTGATGGATATAGCCACACCCTTAACCTTCATCCGTTTCACTGGTAACTGGAAAGGTTCATATCAGGGCTGGTTATTTACCAAGAAATCTCATGCTGCTCAAATTCCTCAAACTTTACATGGATTATTTAACTTTTACATGGCTGGACAATGGGTTTCACCGGGCGGGGGGCTGATAGGAGCAGCAACATCCGCCAAACACGCAGTGCAAATGATATGTAAAAATGAAAAACAACACTTCAAAACCACGAAACCTTAA
- a CDS encoding L-2-amino-thiazoline-4-carboxylic acid hydrolase has product MDIGDIPAEVRWKIATKASNMASVAQMHAIQEVAGEEAADQMESMIMGEGGKQAGQLAAQLGLPAGNAVETSEAWGIVGMILMGPEIESHVVEADEDHIVDRITGCAMLNAHQELGVPLTGLAEHCQQYNGNAVESINPQYTQHFTKRMCAGDKYCESYVELKK; this is encoded by the coding sequence ATGGATATAGGGGATATACCTGCCGAAGTGAGATGGAAAATCGCCACCAAGGCATCCAACATGGCTTCTGTGGCGCAAATGCATGCTATCCAGGAAGTGGCAGGTGAAGAAGCAGCAGACCAGATGGAGAGCATGATCATGGGTGAAGGGGGGAAACAAGCCGGCCAACTTGCTGCTCAGTTAGGCTTACCCGCTGGTAATGCCGTTGAAACCAGTGAAGCCTGGGGAATTGTGGGCATGATCCTGATGGGCCCGGAGATCGAAAGCCACGTGGTGGAAGCCGATGAAGACCACATCGTGGATCGGATCACTGGCTGTGCCATGCTTAACGCCCACCAGGAGTTAGGTGTGCCCTTAACAGGGCTAGCAGAACACTGCCAGCAGTACAACGGCAATGCCGTTGAATCCATAAACCCCCAGTACACCCAGCACTTCACCAAAAGGATGTGCGCCGGGGATAAGTACTGTGAGAGCTACGTTGAATTGAAAAAATAA
- a CDS encoding TetR/AcrR family transcriptional regulator — protein MYYSDTMISRMQLKKEKKKKTILDAAEKIVAERGMAGMTMGQVALEADVATGTLYLYFKNKGSLLAAVNARLNREVNQYMQEKMSIYRTGSEKVRAMGDATVEYFFANPQKWKAVTELYQMKVQDPEDPNVQDFLQVTNEMVQIMAQAYQQGIQEETIRKDLDPVATAIYNRMAFGNAFTPTTEQKMLLELNRITPERYLMVASGLIVRSTHKTLPADQQVKKS, from the coding sequence ATGTATTATTCAGATACCATGATTTCCCGTATGCAACTTAAAAAAGAAAAGAAGAAAAAGACCATACTGGACGCTGCTGAGAAGATAGTGGCCGAAAGGGGGATGGCCGGTATGACCATGGGCCAGGTGGCACTGGAAGCTGACGTGGCCACGGGAACACTGTACCTTTACTTTAAAAATAAGGGCAGTTTACTGGCTGCGGTCAATGCCCGGCTCAACCGGGAAGTGAATCAGTACATGCAGGAAAAAATGTCCATTTACCGGACCGGTTCTGAGAAAGTGAGGGCCATGGGAGATGCCACTGTGGAATATTTCTTCGCAAACCCGCAGAAGTGGAAGGCAGTCACTGAGCTCTATCAAATGAAGGTCCAGGACCCGGAAGATCCTAACGTCCAGGACTTCCTGCAGGTCACCAATGAAATGGTGCAGATAATGGCCCAAGCCTACCAGCAGGGCATACAGGAGGAAACCATCCGGAAAGACCTGGATCCGGTGGCCACTGCCATCTACAACCGGATGGCCTTCGGTAACGCCTTCACCCCCACCACCGAACAGAAAATGCTCCTGGAACTGAATAGAATCACTCCGGAGCGGTATCTGATGGTGGCCAGTGGATTGATCGTTAGATCCACTCATAAAACCCTTCCCGCGGATCAGCAAGTTAAAAAATCATGA
- a CDS encoding ArsR/SmtB family transcription factor translates to MKRVLWYLIAGSRGGLNRARIIQAIHDRPYNVNQLSVELDLDYKTIKHHVDVLEDHDLIVKSAVEKYGAQYFLSNRLEENYSLFLEILSKSKK, encoded by the coding sequence ATGAAGAGGGTTCTGTGGTATTTGATTGCTGGTAGCAGGGGTGGGCTTAACCGGGCCCGGATTATTCAGGCCATCCATGATAGGCCCTACAATGTTAATCAGCTTTCTGTAGAACTTGATCTGGATTACAAGACCATTAAACATCACGTGGACGTCCTGGAGGATCATGATTTAATTGTAAAATCCGCGGTGGAGAAGTATGGAGCCCAGTACTTTTTATCCAACCGCCTGGAGGAAAATTACTCCTTATTCCTGGAAATTCTGAGTAAAAGTAAAAAATAG
- a CDS encoding DUF4013 domain-containing protein: MDIKDIIVDSIKYPLSDPKKFFIFAIILLFTSIGGYAPLFNATQDQIRILVIIGFLVGFLVNGYFFRVLKYALDDLVGLPDFNNWKVMFTDGVKVFLVEIIYLLPAILLTIFAIFSSAEYLALTGTDVDALLLALTQSKILEMILYLIGTFTLVPFFLYGILYLLIITPLFLVAVGIMANYDGEFRAAFDIREIFEDMAGIGWGKLILWYVITGVIFLILFIVFINVLYYILSLILLEGMLLDTVLGIFVFLINPYAYLFLARSLALIYISE; this comes from the coding sequence ATGGACATAAAGGACATAATTGTTGATTCTATTAAATATCCACTTTCCGACCCGAAAAAGTTTTTTATATTTGCAATTATCCTTTTGTTCACGAGCATAGGGGGTTACGCTCCTTTATTTAATGCGACACAAGATCAAATTAGGATTCTGGTCATAATTGGTTTTTTGGTTGGTTTTTTGGTTAATGGCTACTTCTTCAGAGTCTTAAAATATGCTTTAGACGATCTGGTGGGACTACCTGATTTTAACAACTGGAAAGTTATGTTCACTGACGGAGTGAAGGTATTCCTGGTAGAAATTATTTATTTACTACCCGCCATCCTGCTCACGATCTTTGCCATCTTTTCTTCGGCGGAATATTTGGCATTGACGGGTACAGACGTAGATGCACTCCTCCTGGCTTTGACCCAGTCAAAAATATTGGAAATGATATTATATCTCATCGGAACCTTTACCTTAGTCCCGTTCTTCCTGTATGGGATTCTGTACCTGTTAATAATCACTCCCCTATTTCTGGTGGCAGTGGGTATTATGGCCAATTATGATGGTGAATTCAGGGCCGCATTTGACATTCGGGAAATATTCGAGGATATGGCGGGCATAGGGTGGGGCAAACTAATACTCTGGTATGTAATAACTGGGGTTATCTTTTTAATCCTGTTTATTGTGTTCATAAATGTTTTATACTACATTTTATCGTTAATTCTGTTGGAGGGAATGTTATTAGATACTGTTCTGGGAATCTTCGTTTTCCTTATAAACCCCTATGCATACCTATTTTTGGCCCGATCATTAGCGTTAATTTACATTTCAGAATAA
- a CDS encoding PsbP-related protein, which yields MVSIEKIGKIMVGFLVLILIAPGVVSAHENNTSTYSVNGISFNYPSSWIISYDERNTSNIISASKPEFSFLSVAPFQVQITPNYGISEEGMETQINATIYPVGWTKVSNQTITIDGQDAYLQVFDVYSIWPPMWGYKVEIITFSKNNNTYELLFEAPAEEFDNENFQVIIDSFKVE from the coding sequence ATGGTATCCATAGAAAAAATCGGGAAAATCATGGTAGGCTTCTTAGTTCTAATTTTAATAGCTCCTGGTGTTGTCAGTGCCCATGAAAATAACACCAGTACTTATTCGGTTAATGGGATTAGTTTTAATTATCCCTCATCCTGGATCATATCCTACGACGAACGAAACACCAGCAACATCATCTCTGCCTCAAAACCTGAATTTTCATTCTTAAGTGTAGCACCATTCCAGGTGCAGATAACCCCCAATTATGGCATATCAGAGGAAGGAATGGAAACCCAGATAAATGCCACCATTTATCCTGTTGGTTGGACTAAAGTTTCCAACCAGACCATCACCATCGATGGCCAGGACGCTTACCTGCAGGTCTTTGATGTGTACAGCATATGGCCACCCATGTGGGGCTATAAAGTGGAAATCATAACCTTCAGCAAAAACAACAATACCTATGAACTCCTTTTCGAGGCCCCTGCAGAGGAGTTTGATAATGAGAACTTCCAGGTCATCATAGACAGTTTTAAAGTTGAATGA
- a CDS encoding Panacea domain-containing protein — translation MKFNNDFNKEKFKQVLHYLINRCGELDNVGKTVFYKLLYFADFDYYELHEEKLTGETYRKLPRGPAPAHFDESVSELEDEGKIRPFDDVFYGYHQHRFNSLTEPQLDLLSSEELEVIDQVIGKCSIMTAREASDYSHEDMPYLATDNMEIIDYELVFYRDPKFSVRVYSDD, via the coding sequence ATGAAATTTAATAATGATTTTAACAAGGAGAAGTTTAAGCAGGTTTTACATTATCTCATAAACCGTTGTGGTGAGTTGGATAATGTGGGTAAGACTGTATTTTATAAGCTTCTTTACTTTGCTGATTTTGACTATTACGAGTTGCACGAGGAGAAGTTAACTGGTGAAACTTACCGTAAACTCCCCCGGGGTCCGGCTCCAGCTCATTTTGATGAATCCGTATCTGAACTGGAAGATGAAGGTAAAATACGGCCCTTTGATGATGTATTCTATGGTTATCACCAGCACCGTTTCAACTCTCTCACTGAGCCCCAACTAGATTTACTTTCTAGTGAAGAGTTAGAAGTAATCGACCAAGTAATAGGCAAATGTTCTATAATGACAGCCCGAGAAGCAAGTGATTATTCACATGAAGATATGCCCTACTTGGCCACGGATAACATGGAAATCATCGATTACGAACTGGTTTTCTATCGCGACCCCAAGTTCTCAGTAAGGGTATACAGCGATGACTGA
- a CDS encoding zinc ribbon-containing protein, with the protein MLLVMCDYSLLNLIKWINCKGGETMAFKCGQKPGVGRYVCLGCGEDLYLDNSTDTLPPCAKCSKCEFRRG; encoded by the coding sequence ATGCTTTTAGTTATGTGCGATTATTCATTATTAAATTTGATTAAGTGGATAAATTGCAAGGGAGGTGAAACTATGGCATTTAAATGCGGACAAAAGCCGGGTGTAGGGCGTTACGTTTGTTTAGGTTGTGGAGAAGATTTATATCTCGACAATAGCACAGATACACTTCCGCCATGCGCTAAATGTAGTAAATGTGAGTTTAGAAGGGGTTAA
- a CDS encoding Eco57I restriction-modification methylase domain-containing protein, which yields MKNDLFNHSLLKKYSSEFKLSPSKHDLIKNHLRKLEEGQFKSETKNYLYFYDIILHKILGYDREENILFDEKEEEGKGKSEFVLKSPEGKFMVVELKDQTTDLDKPQTRKNDKRTPVDQAFDYAQHTGDIEWIMVSNFDEFRLYNWHQKGKYISFKAEELLDKRMYAFFMTSFSLKAYIKEKYPTRLMEKTLVVERELEKEFYKLYNETRLMLMRELEEYNNFVRDGAIHYAQLILNRYMFVSFAEDTGLLPSQVSTDTIITPIQKGNLRHRSIWQRLNELFLDISEGNDYKKISAYNGGLFEEDLDSIQIRDTVDDLKLFEDVWQNWNFEEYERDIIRLMGPNANKVNPIYKNLLTISSFDFSSELDVNILGHIFENSIGDLEELKEDVRGRRKKEGIFYTPEYITDYICRNTIIPYLSKSGNVNTVSDLIGEYWGSAIEELDEKVQNIKIVDPACGSGAFLNKAADVLVEIHQAIHDELYKDKKDTLTPYFDQVGIRREILLNNIYGVDLNEESVDITKLSLFLKVCKKDTKLPALDKNIKCGNSLIDDPEYTDKSFNWEGEFPEIFKDGGFDVVIGNPPYVRQERIKDIKPYLKNNYDVYHGMADLYAYFFEKGLKILKDGGFFSFVCSNKFTRTKNDSNLRKFILDHKFVKYNDYTGKNIFEDVTTNPAVFVIENSFDENNYIRINDEFAIHQNRFDETIWSIQNPLILDLKDKIEERGIKLVDFNLDIYYGIKTGYDKAFIINEETRNHLINQNNKSIELINPLVRGKDLKRYRIEYKDLYIIIMSIGVDIEEYLAIKKYLGIYEDQLRKRHDQGKNWWELRACAYYENFKKEKIMWGNLSIGPNFSYSEEEIYTTAPANILTGKNLKYLLTILNSKITFFIFKLIGVKVDSGYSEWKKNRVEQLPIYPATPKQQQPLIEKADQMLQLNRQLQDEVKGFQDWLQHTFGIEKLSKKLEKYYELSLEEFLEELRKKKVDVKARKNYKTLKDEFEESLAKVQPLFQKIEEIDDEIDRMVYALYELNEDDIGIIEEYLKGH from the coding sequence ATGAAGAATGACCTCTTCAACCACTCTCTCCTGAAGAAATACTCCTCTGAGTTTAAACTATCTCCCTCCAAGCACGACCTCATAAAAAATCACCTTCGGAAGCTGGAAGAGGGCCAGTTCAAGTCAGAAACTAAAAATTATCTCTATTTCTATGATATAATCCTCCACAAGATTCTAGGCTACGACCGGGAGGAAAACATCCTCTTCGATGAGAAGGAAGAGGAAGGGAAGGGTAAAAGCGAGTTTGTTTTAAAATCTCCTGAAGGAAAGTTCATGGTGGTGGAGTTAAAGGATCAGACCACTGATCTGGACAAACCCCAGACTCGGAAGAACGATAAGAGAACCCCCGTGGACCAGGCCTTTGATTATGCCCAGCACACCGGTGATATCGAGTGGATAATGGTATCTAATTTCGATGAATTCCGCCTCTATAATTGGCACCAGAAGGGCAAGTACATATCATTTAAAGCCGAGGAACTTTTAGATAAAAGGATGTATGCCTTTTTCATGACCTCTTTTTCACTGAAGGCCTACATCAAGGAGAAATATCCCACCCGTTTAATGGAGAAAACCCTGGTGGTGGAGCGGGAGTTAGAGAAAGAATTTTACAAACTGTACAACGAAACCCGGCTGATGCTCATGCGTGAGTTGGAGGAGTACAACAACTTTGTCCGGGACGGAGCCATCCACTACGCCCAGTTAATCCTCAACCGGTACATGTTCGTATCATTTGCGGAGGACACCGGACTTTTACCGTCGCAGGTGTCTACTGATACTATTATTACCCCTATCCAGAAGGGAAACTTAAGGCATCGGAGTATCTGGCAACGCCTCAACGAGCTATTCCTGGATATCAGCGAAGGGAACGATTATAAGAAGATATCAGCCTACAATGGGGGCTTATTTGAGGAAGACTTGGATTCTATTCAGATCCGGGACACGGTGGATGACCTCAAACTCTTTGAGGACGTCTGGCAGAACTGGAACTTCGAAGAGTACGAGAGGGATATTATCCGCCTAATGGGCCCCAATGCCAATAAAGTAAATCCTATTTATAAGAATCTCCTCACTATCTCTTCTTTTGACTTTTCTTCAGAGCTGGACGTGAATATCCTGGGCCACATCTTCGAGAACAGTATCGGAGATCTGGAGGAACTCAAAGAAGATGTGCGGGGGCGGAGGAAGAAGGAAGGAATCTTCTACACTCCGGAATATATTACTGATTATATCTGTCGGAACACGATAATTCCCTATTTGAGTAAGAGCGGCAATGTTAACACTGTCTCTGATTTGATAGGGGAGTACTGGGGGTCAGCAATTGAAGAATTGGATGAAAAAGTCCAGAATATAAAGATTGTGGACCCTGCCTGCGGGAGCGGGGCTTTCCTGAATAAGGCGGCTGATGTGCTGGTGGAGATTCATCAGGCTATCCATGATGAACTCTATAAAGATAAAAAGGACACTTTAACCCCTTATTTTGATCAAGTGGGTATAAGAAGGGAAATTCTGCTTAACAACATCTATGGGGTGGACTTGAATGAGGAATCGGTGGATATAACTAAACTTTCCCTGTTTTTGAAGGTCTGTAAGAAGGACACCAAGCTACCAGCACTAGATAAGAATATAAAATGTGGCAATAGCTTGATTGATGACCCAGAGTATACGGATAAGTCCTTCAACTGGGAAGGAGAATTCCCGGAGATTTTTAAGGATGGTGGATTTGATGTGGTTATTGGGAATCCGCCTTATGTTCGACAAGAGAGGATTAAGGATATTAAACCTTATTTGAAGAATAATTATGATGTTTATCATGGAATGGCTGATTTATATGCGTATTTCTTTGAAAAAGGACTTAAAATTTTGAAGGATGGAGGATTCTTTTCTTTTGTATGTTCAAATAAATTTACTAGAACTAAAAATGATTCAAATTTGAGAAAATTTATTTTAGACCATAAATTCGTTAAATACAATGATTATACTGGTAAAAATATATTTGAAGATGTAACCACCAATCCTGCAGTGTTTGTTATAGAAAATTCGTTTGATGAAAATAATTATATTAGAATCAATGATGAGTTTGCAATTCATCAGAATCGATTTGATGAAACTATTTGGAGCATACAAAATCCATTAATACTTGATCTAAAGGATAAAATTGAAGAAAGAGGAATAAAACTTGTTGATTTCAATCTGGATATTTACTATGGAATAAAAACAGGTTACGATAAGGCATTTATTATTAATGAAGAGACAAGGAATCACTTGATAAATCAAAATAATAAAAGTATCGAACTTATTAATCCATTAGTAAGGGGCAAAGACCTTAAACGCTATCGAATTGAATATAAGGATTTATATATCATTATAATGTCTATTGGGGTCGATATTGAAGAATATCTGGCAATTAAAAAATATTTGGGCATTTATGAAGATCAATTAAGAAAAAGGCATGATCAAGGTAAAAACTGGTGGGAATTACGGGCTTGTGCTTATTATGAAAATTTTAAAAAGGAAAAGATAATGTGGGGGAATCTTTCAATTGGTCCTAATTTCAGCTACTCGGAAGAAGAAATCTACACTACTGCTCCAGCCAATATCTTAACAGGAAAAAATCTTAAATATTTGCTTACAATTCTCAATTCCAAAATCACTTTTTTCATTTTTAAACTCATTGGGGTCAAAGTTGATTCTGGTTATTCTGAGTGGAAAAAGAATAGAGTTGAACAACTCCCCATCTACCCCGCTACCCCAAAACAACAGCAACCCCTCATCGAAAAAGCCGACCAGATGTTACAACTCAACCGCCAGCTCCAGGATGAAGTTAAAGGCTTCCAGGACTGGCTGCAGCATACCTTCGGCATTGAAAAGCTATCCAAGAAGTTAGAAAAATATTATGAATTGTCTCTGGAGGAGTTCCTGGAAGAGCTCAGGAAGAAGAAGGTGGATGTGAAGGCCCGGAAGAACTATAAGACTCTAAAAGATGAGTTTGAGGAGAGTCTGGCTAAGGTTCAGCCATTGTTCCAGAAGATTGAAGAAATTGATGATGAGATTGACAGGATGGTTTATGCGCTTTATGAGTTGAATGAGGATGATATTGGGATTATCGAGGAATATTTGAAGGGACACTAA
- a CDS encoding helicase HerA domain-containing protein yields MVKTLNISSEIKLDLKKIIGKSISVLGITGSGKTNTSAVILEEMLKYKYPMTIVDIDGEYWGLKEQFELLVVGKSKNVDFEVNVEHARQIAEISISKNIPVILDISGFLYEDTYQFLLNYMEEIWDLAGKFRKPYEIVLEEAHEFIPQGTRNDLKEIFTRIALRGRKRGLGIIILSQRSAKVEKDVLTQAEMVFLHKVIHPSDIKVYKEILPVTAKEVSILISKLKVGDCIFYFENNYDLIHVRLRDTFHAGFTPSLKTVKTPKLKLVSDEILKSLQNLTKAKIKEKSEIDRLKTKVNDLEAKLAERDDHIQKLESDIETLGRIRVEVQPEIAQISKAMIKDLFSDENNDDSNMESIHITGDVAEIEAYDDLPENVKNHADKILNRIGKLSKPKKEMLKFLINRHPLDYTYAQMAEWIDYSESTLYKNQPNELLKMKMINRERKHNGFHYVSNLDNFVENEFKIYFKESKSEYLCLIKDYLKKQLLFM; encoded by the coding sequence ATGGTGAAAACTTTAAATATATCGTCTGAAATTAAGTTAGATCTAAAAAAAATCATTGGAAAATCTATATCTGTTTTAGGAATTACAGGATCAGGTAAAACAAACACATCAGCGGTTATTTTAGAGGAAATGTTAAAATATAAGTACCCAATGACTATCGTCGATATTGATGGAGAATATTGGGGGCTTAAAGAGCAATTTGAACTCCTCGTAGTTGGTAAATCAAAAAATGTCGATTTTGAAGTCAATGTTGAACATGCAAGGCAAATTGCTGAAATTTCAATATCTAAAAATATCCCTGTAATCTTAGATATTAGTGGATTTTTATATGAAGACACATATCAATTTCTTCTAAATTATATGGAAGAAATTTGGGATTTAGCAGGCAAATTTAGAAAACCCTATGAAATAGTTCTAGAGGAAGCTCACGAATTCATCCCACAAGGTACGAGGAATGATTTAAAAGAAATATTCACAAGAATTGCTTTAAGAGGAAGAAAAAGGGGTTTAGGAATAATAATATTGAGCCAAAGGTCTGCCAAAGTCGAAAAAGACGTATTAACACAGGCAGAAATGGTTTTTCTTCATAAAGTGATTCACCCGTCCGATATAAAGGTATATAAAGAGATATTGCCTGTTACTGCAAAGGAAGTGTCAATTTTAATATCTAAACTAAAAGTAGGGGATTGTATTTTTTATTTTGAAAATAATTATGATTTAATTCATGTTAGATTAAGAGATACATTTCATGCGGGATTCACTCCGTCATTAAAAACAGTAAAAACTCCTAAATTAAAATTAGTTAGTGATGAGATTCTTAAATCACTACAAAATTTAACGAAAGCTAAAATCAAAGAAAAGTCAGAGATAGATAGACTTAAAACTAAAGTAAATGATTTAGAAGCTAAACTTGCAGAAAGAGATGATCATATCCAGAAATTAGAAAGTGATATTGAAACTTTAGGCAGAATTCGTGTCGAGGTACAGCCAGAAATAGCTCAAATAAGTAAAGCAATGATTAAAGACCTTTTTTCGGATGAGAATAATGATGATAGTAATATGGAATCAATTCACATTACTGGTGATGTAGCTGAAATTGAAGCATATGATGATCTACCGGAAAACGTAAAGAATCATGCTGATAAAATTTTAAATAGAATTGGAAAGCTTTCAAAACCAAAAAAAGAGATGCTAAAATTTTTAATAAATCGACATCCGTTAGATTATACCTATGCTCAAATGGCTGAATGGATTGATTACAGTGAATCAACTTTATATAAAAACCAGCCGAATGAATTGCTTAAAATGAAGATGATAAATCGTGAAAGAAAACATAATGGTTTTCATTATGTGTCTAATCTTGATAATTTTGTAGAAAATGAGTTTAAAATATATTTTAAAGAATCAAAAAGTGAATATCTATGTTTAATTAAAGATTATCTAAAAAAACAATTACTATTTATGTAA